TCTTCTGAATTTCCTGCTCCCGAGTAAATGATCTGCCCCGCGGCATTTTTTGTGATTTTGGTGTTGGTTTGCAGTGCCAGTACGCCTTTTCCGGCACTGTCCAATTCTATTTGTTCACCGTTTGCTAATGTGAGTACGGCCTTTGTTCCGGCAGGGGACTGTACATCTGCCAGTGGCGGATGTATGACTGCCGGCTGCTGCGTATGCTGTATATAATAGATCCCGGTGGCAACAGCCACCACTACCGCCGCAGCAACAGCCCATTTCATACCAGCGTTCAGCAGGGTGCGGCGGGGCTTTTCAGCAGCTATTTTCTGCTTTAATGCCACCCAGCTATGCTCCCTGAATTCATCTTCCCGCTCATCAGTCAGGATCAGCTCCTTTTCTCCTGCGTTGACGGCATCGTACCATTGGTGCAGCAGAAGTATCTCCTCCCTGGTAGCGCTCCCATCCAGGTATTTCCCGGCAAGGCGACGTACTTCATCGGCGCTTAAATTCATTGTTCCTGTTTTTAACGTGGCAATAAGTGCTATATAATAAGTAGAGACATGAAAGAAGAAAGTGTACGCAGCAAAACGCCACTTTTTTTAAACTTTTTTTTGGAAGACTTACCAAAGGCTGCGCAAATGCCCTAATTGCTTGCGGATAAGAGACATTACCTGCGTTACATAACGTTCCGCAGTACGGGGCGAAACTCCCAGCCGGGCGGCTACTTCGGGGAGTGGTTTATCCTGTAGTTTATGTTGAATGAAAACAAGACTGTATTTTTCGGGCAAACTGTCTCCGGCATATCGGATAAGAATATCCAGCAGGTGTTTATTATCTATATCCGGACTTTCCGTTCTCTCCTGTCCGGCGGACATTTCGGCCATGCTATATACGTCAGTCCGCCTGTCTTCGTTGGCAAGATAACGGTATACCGCATACCTGGTCATGGCTGCGAGGTATTGCGACAAAAACTGAATGGAAATATTATCACGTTTTTTCCAGAGGTTTAAAAAGACATTCTGTACCACTTCCCTTGCATCTTCGGTATTACGCATGCGTTTGTGCGCTAAATACAACAGCCATTTCCAATACCTGTCATAGATTTCCCGGAACGCTCCTTCATCGCTCCTGTTCAGCAATTGCGCTAATTGTTCATCTGTATAATCAGTATACATGAATATGGAAAGACGTGATAAAAAAACGTGAAACAGTGCTTATATAAATGTATATATTAAAGATTGTAAAAAATAGAATAATCAAAATAATATTATCAATTGGCAATTTTTGATAACTACAACACGGTTACCATCGTTGAGGCGCTCCCTAACCCCGGGCTGGATGCCCTGACGATGATCTTCCCTTTACTGCCTTTTACAGCTTTTACAATGACCTGGGCCATCCCGTTATAAGCGGGGCGTTCACGTTCCGGGAATGCCACCAGGCAGGTAGCATCGCCGTTATCGGTAGCCACAATGTTACCCGGGCCTTCGATGGAGAATTTTACCGGGGGATGGGAACGCGGTACGGTATTCCCTGCTTTGTCTTCCACCCGGAGCGTGATGTAGCAAAGCGTTTCCCCATCACCCGGTATCACTTTTACCTCCGGCTGCAAGTGCAGTTGCGATGCCTCGCCGGTTGTTCGCACTACATCTGTTGCCCAGATTTTGCCCTGTTTATATGCCACTACTTTCAATTCTCCGGGAGTATACCTGATGCTGTCCCAGATCAGTCTGAACTCTTCACCGGGGCCTTTTGTTCTGATACCCATGCTTACTCCATTCAGGAAAAGCGCTGCCTTATCGCCCGAGGTATATACCTGTACAGGCACTATTGAATCCTTTCTTTCCGGCCAGTTCCAGTGTGGTAATATATGCGCCATCGGGTAATCCGGCCGCCAATGCGCCTGATAGCTGTAATAGCGGTCTTTCGGGAATCCGCAAAGATCCACTATACCGAAGTAGCTGCTTCTTGAAGGAGGGTTTTTCTTCTTTATTTCCTCCAGCGCCTGCTGCAACCTGGCCCTGCTGGCGGTATCAGTGCGAAAATTAAGCAGGTTGGTTTCATCAGAATTATAGGGTGTTGGTTCTCCGAGATAGTCAAAACCGGTCCATACAAATTCTCCGAGCAAATGCGGGTACCGTTGAAGGGTCCGGAACTGCTCATCCGGCGAGCATCCCCAACCGGGCCAGGCATTGTCGTAGGAAGAAACCTGCCAATGTTCATATTTATCATGGAAGAAGTACTCTCCCCTGGAGCTTACACAGGAAGATGTTTCACTTCCTATCGTTGGCTTTCCGGCATAGCGGGGATCCTTATCCCAACGGGCCTGCTGCCCAAAGAAATAGTTCACGCCCATGAGATCGAGCGCTTCAGCAGCGCCTGAGTTACGCCCTCCATCGGGGTCGTTATAAGCATTAGAAACCGGTCGCGTGGTATCCTCCCGGTGAACGATGGCGGCCAGTTCTTTCGTTATATCTACGTTCTGCTGATCCATTACTTCATTGCCTATTGACCATATCATCACCGAGGGGTGGTTACGATCGCGGTGTATCATGGCCTGCAGATCTCTTTCGTGCCATTGCGGAAACAGTTTATTATAATCGTTCTTCCGCTTACCGGTTTTCCAGGCATCAAAGGCCTCATCCCAGACCAGCATTCCCATTTGATCTGCCAGCTCCAGCAGCTCCGGTGCAGGCGGATTATGCGAGGTACGAATAGCATTGCAGCCCATTGCTTTCAATATGGTGAGCTGTCGCGCTATCGCACCACGGTTTACGGCCCCGCCCAATGCGCCAAGGTCATGGTGGTTACAGACTCCTTTTATCTCTACTCTCCTGCCATTTAACAGAAACCCGTCGCGGGCGCTGAAAACGATAGACCGGATGCCAAAGGGCGTATAGTAAGTATCTGTTATCTTTCCGGCTACTGTCACCGTGGTTTGCGCCAGGTAGAGGTTGGGCTTTTCAATGCTCCACAGACGGGGCTTCGGAACCGATAACAACATACCGGATGGCACACTGCCACCAGCCGGAATATGTAACACCGCACTGGCCTTCTCTGTAATCCGTTTGCCTTGTTTTCGTCCATCCGGCGATTCATAAATGACGGTGCGTACTACTGCATCAACGGGAGTTGTTCCGTCGTTGTTCACCTTTACCTGTATATCAGTTGATGCTGCTTCAGCCGTGATCTTTGGCGTAGTAATAAAAGTACCCCATCCGGCAACGTGTACATTGTTTGTTTTCACGAGCCATACATGCCGGTAAATACCAGCCCCAGGGTACCAGCGCGAATCCCAGCTTTCAGTATCCAGTCGTACGGCTATTACATTATCGCCGCCTGGTTTTATGAATGGGGTGATATCAAAGCGAAAAGAATTATAGCCATAAGGCCATTCTCCCGCAAATTGGCCGTTCACCCATACTTTCGCGTAGGCCATTGCTCCGTCGAAGTCGATGAAGATACGCCCGGCGGCATCTGTTTTTGAAATAGTGAATTGTTTACGGTACCATCCAATGCCCTTCCAGGGCAGCTTTCCGGTGTTACCTGCGAGCTCGATTCTGAAAGGTCCGCTGATAGCCCAATCGTGAGGAAGATCCAACTGCTGCCAGGCCTGATCATCAAAAGCCGGCATCTCCGGATGTAATGGTTCTGCTTTAATGCTGCCATCGGCCTGTGTGCCATAACGCGCAAAATGCCAGTCTTCATCAAATAATGTTGTGCCGGCAGCGCCACTTCTGTTAACAGTAATCTGCCCCCACGCAGTTCGAACGCAAAGGCAGATCACTGCCAGTAATAATATCTTCTTTAACATCTTCTATTTAAAAAAGTAAAGATAAATCACCCCCTACTCCTCCATTTCTGCTATATTGATATATGCCAATACTTTTTTGCTTTTCAAAGACATCAGAACATAATATGTGCCCTCAGGCCAAAAACATGCACAGGGCCTCTGTCTTTATTATACCCCGGATGATTCACGAACTGATAATCGAATGTCACCTGGAAAAACTTCGTCAACAGTGCATTATAATAGGCCTCTAATATATTCTCATGGCCGTAGTTAAGTGCACCGTCGCCAATGATGAAACCATATCCTCCGGCGGCCAGGAAATCGCGGTGCTCCCGGGAAATTCCATTCACTACATCAGCAACGCCGAATACATCGCCCGGCCGTTTCCATTTTGTGCCTTTTATGGCGATACCTCCGCTGACTGTTCTGTCGATTTCTGTAAAAGCCCAGGTAGCATACTTACCATCGTTCCAGCCTACGCGGCAAAAAGCGCCTATATCGTCTGTGAGCTGCTGATCAATGCTTAGCCCCAGGCCGTATTTGTGGCCGCCATAAGAGCCGCCCTTTGAGTTACCACGGATAACGCTGAGCACAGACGTATCTTTGCCATTCAGCAGCGCCTCCATCCCCTGCGCGTATGAAGGCGCCCTGGAATAGGTGGTGCTGCCAATTACTCTCACGGCTCCGGTACGCTTGCCGAATTTCAGCTTGTGCTCATACTCAAGGGTTTCAGAATGAGCGTCGATGTTATATTCCATCGTGTGATAATTGGCAATACTTGGTACTGCCACAGTAGATACTCTTACTGCATAGGTAGGTTTAATGAGCTCCACTACCAGGCCCTCCGTATAGCCGCGGGTGTTAGCCGGGTAATCCCAGGCGCCATTAGCCCAGAGAGCCCAGTTTAAGAACTGTGTTCTCGGATCTTTTGAATAACTATTATCATCATAGAAATCGGCGATGGCAAATTTACCTGCACTGATGGTGATCCTGCTCGTAGGGATCCTGTCGGCTACCTGGTTCACATCGTCGCTCACGTCTTCATAACCGGTATTTCCCAACGGGATATGTTGTTGCAGATAAGCCCGGGCAATAAACACCTGTGGCTGTACGGCTCCCACACGATAGGTTTCTCCATTCAATGCACCAGCCACACCGGATGCCGAACTAAGCCCCTTACCGCCAGACACTTCCGGGTTGAAATAGAAAGTGGCATTCTTCCATAATCTGCGCCCTATGAACAAGGTGGCTGTCAGGCTCTGCGCGGTAGGCTCTACGGTATCGGCCAGGGAATTGTCGCCTCTGTAAGGTGATTTGAAACCGGAGTGTCTTTGCCCGATGATAGTTGTCTGGAAATGGATACTCCATTTGGATTTAGGGGCAGTACTATCCGCGTTACTCTGCGCGGAAGCAGCTTGTGTAAAACTGAACAATGCTACAATAGCAGTAATTACCTGTAATTTGATAGCCATAAAAAAGCGACGTTTAGAAATTTGAATGCTTCAGTTTTAATACGGTTTTACAACCATTGATTGAATTTTCTGATATACCAATTCTTGATCAGTTGGGTTAATACGCAATAGCTGAAAAGGATGCCGAACAACCACGGGAAATATGCCATTGGCAAGGGTTGCATCTTTAGATCCGCTGCAAAAGGCGTAAAGGGTATGGTAATACCGATCAGCATAATGAGCGTAGTCAATGCCAATACCGGAGCAGTAGCCCAGCTTTGAATGAAAGGAATTTTCCTCGTACGTATCATGTGCACTATCAACGTCTGGGAAAGTAATCCTTCAATGAACCAGCCACTCTGGAACAGGCTCTGATGTGCATCGCTGTTGGCTTTGAAGAAGAAGTACATCAGTGCAAAAGTAGCATAGTCGAAAATGGAGCTGATCGGGCCGATGAAAATCATGAACCTGGCGATACCGGAAGCGTCCCATTTCTTGGGCTTCTGCAGGAACTCTTCATCCATCCTGTCCCACGGAATAGAGATCTGTGATATATCATACAACAGATTCTGGATCAGGATTTGTACCGGCAGCATAGGCAGGAACGGCAGAAATGCACTGGCGCCCAGCATACTGAACATGTTACCGAAGTTGCTGCTGGCAGTCATCTTGATGTACTTGATGATGTTCCCGAAGGTTCTTCTGCCATAGATTACACCTTTGCGCAGCACCATCAGGTCTTTCTCCAGCAGAATAATATCCGCACTCTCCTTCGCAATATCCACGGCAGTATCTACGCTGATGCCCACGTCTGCATCGCGGAGGGCGGCTGCATCGTTAATACCATCTCCCATAAAACCAACGGTATGCCCCTTCGCCTGCAGCAGCTTTACTACCCTGGCTTTTTGTATAGGACTGAGTTTAGCGAGGATAGCTACATCTTCTACCTGCTCCTGCAATTCCTCGTCGGTCATGCTTTCCACGGCAGAACCCAACAGGATCTTGTTATAGTCGATCCCAACATCGCGGCATATTTTCTTCGCCACGATTTCATTATCGCCGGTAAGCACTTTCACGCTCACACCCAGTTTCTGCAATGCTTCAATAGAGCTTTTGGCAGAAGGTTTCGCCGGGTCGAGGAAGCCGATAAAGCCAGTCAGTACCATGTCTTTCTCATCTTCTACTGAATAGGTAAGCGCACGATCATCAAACTCTTTGATTGCTACCAGCAATACCCTCAACCCTTCTTCATTCATCTTCCTGGAAGTGTTGAGTACAATTTTTCTCATGGTCTCATCCATGGGAATGATGGTATCGCTTTCGATATGCAGCTGCTTATCTTCACCTGGATCGAAAGCACGATTGCATAGTCCCAGCATTTCCTCCACAGCGCCTTTACAGATAAGCAAATGCCGGCCATTGCGCTGTTTCAGGATCACCGACATACGACGCCGGTGAAAGTCGAACGGAATCTCATCCACTTTCAGGAAGTACTCTTCTACTTTCAGATAATCATGCAACTCTACGTGCTCTAATACGGCATGATCCAACAGATTCTTCAAACCAGTCTGATGGTAACTGTTGAGGTACGCCCACTTCAGCACTTCATCATCTTCTGCGCCGAAAACATTCAGGTGCTTTTCCAGTACAATCTTGTCCATGGTCAGCGTACCTGTTTTATCAGTACACAGGATGTCCATCGCACCGATGTTCTGAATAGCATTCAGACGTTTTACAATCACTTTGCGCTTGCTCATGTTCACGGCGCCTTTAGCCAGATTAGCGGTAACGATCATCGGCAACATTTCCGGCGTCAGGCCCACTGCCACGGCAATCGCGAAAAGAAAGGCTTCCATCCAGTCGTGTTTGGTGAGCCCGTTGATCAGGAATACCAGCGGCACCATCACCAGCATGAAACGAATGAGCAGGTAACTCACTTTGTTCACGCCTTTATCGAAACTGGTTTCAGCCCGCTTGCCAACAATGGCGTTGCTGAGAGAACCAAAGTAGGTTTGATTGCCGGTGGTAACTACAATGGCGGTGGCAGATCCGCTTACCACGTTAGTGCCCATGAAGCAGATGTTGTCCAGTTCCAGTGGTGATTTAGTGTCGGTATCGCGGATAGGAAGATTGCGTTTCTCCACGGGCAAACTTTCCCCCGTTAGCATCGCCTGGCTGACGAAAAGGTCTTTCGACTGAACAATGCGACAATCGGCGGGTATCATATCGCCGGCAGAAAGGAAAATAGTATCTCCGGGAACGATTTCTTTGATGTCGATTTCTCTTTTGAAGCTTCCTTTATCGTCGGTATTACGCAATACAGTAGCAGTTGTTTTCACCATGCTTTTCAGCTGTTCTGCGGCCTTGTTGCTTCTGAATTCCTGAATGAACCGGAGCAGCACGCTGAACAATACCATGATCGATACTACGATGATCGTTTTAAAATCACGGTCTGCTGCCGGTGGAAGTACTACATCGGTGATGATAGATATGGCGGCGATCGTCAGCAGAATAAATATAAAGGGGTTAACAAAAGCCTTTAGCAGCTGTTTATACCAGGCTGGGGCTTTTTCATGCATGACTTCATTCAATCCATATTTCTTCAGCTTCTCTGAAACCTGCCACTCTGATAGGCCTTCGGCTCTGCTGTCGAGCATGGCATAGAAAAGGCCATCCTCGCCTCTGGCAACATTCCTCAGCTTTACAACCGCTTCATCATTCATTCCATTTGTGCTGGTGGAAAAAGAAAAACGGCTCTTGATATTGCTTGTTACTGTAGCTAACATCGGGTTTTATTTTATTTATTTCTCTTCTTATTTAATACCATAGGCGCCAGAACAACAACAATGACGCAAAGGCCGATAACATTATATTGAAACAAAGGCAGCGTGCTCTGCGGATTAAGATGATAGCCCAGGTTCATATCTGCCAGTATCACAACTATCGTCAATACTATTAGTGCAACTGCCCAGCGGGCTTCTTTCCTGGTTCTCATTTTAAATTTATTTGCTTACCTGGTGGTACACAGGATGCCAGCATAGTGAAAGCTGCTATGCAAACCGGTACCACAAAAATGGCGGATCACCTTCCCGTTATCTTCGTGCAGAACAGGATGCCTGCAGCCAGTCGTCCGGAATGAAGGGAAACAACATATTCAGGTGCTAAAAAAGAAATGCAAGGTTTGATCCCGGTTGCCGGCAGTTCATTGAAGCCGGTATGGTTCACGGGTTTCTTAAAGGCTCTGATATTAAACATGACTTTGATTTTTTTCCCATCAACGAGATAACCAAAGTCATCTGTACAATGGGAGGTTAATAATTAAGGTGGCTACTCGGAGGTTGCGAATCCATTGTATTTTTCAGTTTTTAATCGTTAATAATTTCTTTAACTGATTGCGCTGCAAAGCTAGCTAACCCATTGAAAATTGACATTAGAGCAGGGACAAAATTTTATTAGAAATTTATTAGAAGAAGATGGAGGGCCAGATTGGCCGGCCGATGCGGGCATCGCATTAGTAAACAAACTTAATTAATATATCTTTTTACTTATATTATATTATTGGGGTAGGAAGACAGCTGCCTCAGCAGCATTACTGTCATGGATTAAAAATGAATGTCCGCAAAGATAGGCGGAAATTATTATTAACAGGCTCAGCTTACCGGAAGTTTGCTGAGCCTGCATTCTATAGTGATGGGTCAGTTTTTTACGGGCAGCCATACCTTATACGCCGAAGGGTGCTCCCTATTGGCCAGTGTGAAGAAGGGCACTGCTATGAAAGCATCAGGGCCGGTGATCACATTCACTCCTCCCAGCATTCCCGGTTTGAATGTCATCTGCAGGGCAGCATTGTTGCTGATCGTGATGTTGTTCAACGCAGCATTGTCTGCCGCTTCCAGGCCATAAACGACAGGACCCGCTGCGATAGCTGCTTTTCCACGAATGGTTGCTATCGCCTGATTCGGGAAAACGAGTCGCGGCTGCACCGGTAAATGCAGCGTTATACGGTCGTTCTTCTTCCAGCGCCGCGTTATTACTGCATATCCGTTGACCGGATTTACCGGTATAGGTTCCCCATTTATTTGCATGGTAACGGTATCGGCTATACGTGAATAATATAAATCCTGGTTATTTTCCTTTCCCTGTGCCCAGCCTGGTATCCGGACCTTTATCGTAAATTCACCTGCTTTTTCTGGCAGCACCTGGATTTGTGTTTCGCCTTTCCAGGGATACTGCGTTACCTGTCTCAATACTACCTTACCTGCTTTATTCAGCTTGCTTTTGAACTCACTGCCAACAAAAAGATTCACATAGAGGCCGGCGCTATCGGATGCGTAAATAAATTCCGGCAGTGCCGACACCAGTTTGAGTATCATGGGCGGGCAACAGGGACAGCTATGCCAGGCCCAGCGCCGGTGGTCGGTGGCAGTCAGCGGGTTCTCGTAAAAATAGTGATCACCCGACAGTGAGATGCCTGAGAGCAGGTTGTTATAGATCACCCTTTCAAATTCGTCCATGTACTTTCCATCTGCCAGGAGCTGGTTCATACGTTGACTGAAGAACGCAGATCCAATGGCAGCACAGGTTTCGAGGTAGGCTGATTCGGGAAGAAAATAGTCGGGGCCAAACTTTTCCTGATCGGCAATGGCTCCTTCCCCGCCGGTAATGAACATACGTTTCCCGGTCATATTGTTCCAGTAGCGTACCGCAGTAGCCAGGTACCCAGGCTTATTATCTTCCAGTGCCATGGCTGCAATGCCTGTAGCCAGCAGTGTAGCACGCACGGCATGCCCCTCTATGGTTTGCTGTTCAGGAACTGGCGCCTGATCCTGATTATAAGCGCCATCACTTTTACGTGCATGGCTACCGTCACTGTTGCCATAGTTTCCGCGGTTGCTGATCCAGAAACGGGCAAGGCTGTCGTATTGCGCCGCGTGAACCGGCGCGCTCAGCCTGTTTTTCAGGGCCGGCGTATTTTGAAACAGCCAGCTGAGTTTCAGCAACGCTTCCTCCGGGCCGCCATGGCCCGGGATAATGTTCTGTTTTGGCAATGGGCCCATCTGTGTGCACATATAATTACTCAGTTTCACGGCTACGTTTAACAAAGCTGTTTTGCCTGTTGCCTGGTAGTAATGCACGGCTGCCTCCACGAGCATTCCGGCATTGTAAACATCGTGCTGCCATTTATCGTCGCCGTTGTTGGTACCCCAGCGCTGATCCGGTCGATTAAGGGTAGTATAGGTATTTAGATAGCCGTCGGGATCCACTGCCTGTGCAGCTGCGATCCGGCTGATATATGCGTCTATTTTACTTTCCAGCCGCTTATCGGGGTACTGGCGCAGCAGGTCGGCAGCGCCTCTGATGGTTTCATACACCAGCCCGTCGTACCAGGGCGGGCCATCGAAAACCTTTGTATTCTTATCTCCCCTGGCCACCCGGTCGAAATTCAGAAAAGCATTACGGGTTTTGCCTGTTGTTTGTTTTTCTGCTATCAGGTCGGGCCTGTCCGGCTCATAGTTTCCTTCGAGTTTATCGAAAACATCGTATACCGTTTTGGTGGTCCACACCCTGAATTTAGGCGACCAGAAGGGATCCTGTATGTGTACCTCCTGCAGGCTGGCCGGACGGATGATTCGCCGCTCCGGGGGCGTCAGCTGCGCGCGTGCCGGGATCGATATTAAAAATGGAACAAGTGGCAGTACAAAGGCCTTTAATCTGAAACATACAATCATGTCTATTGCTTTATCCTGGTGAAACGTAGAATGGTATAAGCGTGTGCGGGGAACGTATAATTCAGCTTGCCGGCAGTTAAGCTGGTGGCGCCTTGTACAGGCGCTATATCAGCTATACCGGGCCCGTTCTCCGCCTGAGGAGCACCGGCCAATGTTAAGCTGTATACTTCACTTTGCAAAGATTCAAAATTTTCCAGTTCCACTACGGTGGGTGCTGGTTGTGCATTGGTATTCACTACGTGTAATATCAGCGTATCTGCGTTCCCGTTAGTAGTAGCCGTAACATCGAGGTCACCTGTTACAGCTTCTTTTACCCGTAACGGCGAATGCTGGCCGGCAGCCATTTGTTGCGCATAGTAGGGAGGCATTCCCCAGACTTTATCGGCTGTAAAGAAGATCTGGCCCTGATCCCAGCCATTATCATTCTGCAGCCAGGGTTGTAACGCGTTAGCCGGACAGGAAGCAAATACGAAATCGCCGTGCCGGCGCACGGCATTCAGCGTAGTGGCATGCCCTAACGCCCGCTGCATATTATGCAGGTTGCCGTTTTCTTCAAAGATCACACATTTCATAGTAGTAGCCGGATCCCATTCATGAAAAAGTGTCCGCATCTTCGAAAGCTCCTTATCTGTATCTGTTCCGGCGTTTGCATTATCTGCGCCGGGATGAAAATCCCAATAAGCAGCTTTTCCGTTCACCCCACGAAACACTTTCGCCATGTTGGGAGATCCTGGCCGCCACCAGGCGGCGCAGATCAGTTTCACTGCTGTATCTTTCGATCTGATGGCATGGTGAAGTAAGTTAAACCGTTCGGTATAATGCGTGTAATCGTTTGCGTTATCGCCCCTGAAAATCCCCTCTTCATTTCCTATCTCTATATACTTTATACCATAAGGCCGGGGATGGCCGTTAGCAGCACGTTGCTGCCCCCAGGGTGTGGTTACCGCGCCATTCAGGTATTCCATCATATCGGCTACATCTGCTGGCGTTTCTTCGATGTTAATGGCAAAGGCAGGCGTTATGCCGGCGGCTTCACAGAATTGCAGAAATTCTTCAATGCCAAAGCCATTCGTGGAAAATTTGTTCCAGTGGCCTGTGTACGGAGGTCGCTGTTCCCGCGGGCCTATCATGTTCTTAAAACGATACCCTTCAGCATTTACCATAGAACCACCGTAACGCATAAACGTTATTTTTTCATTCCGGATAGCATGAGCAATATCGGCCCGTAACGGAAGACTATTAAACAGCCTGCCTCCTTCCGGCATCAGCGATACGGCATCTACATATATTTTCCCTTTCCTTTCTATATAAAGGGCCCATCTTGCCTGAGCATCAGTGCTGCCGGGCGTAAGCCGGAATGAGTATTTCCGCCATGAAGGATCTTTGATACTGATGACCTGCCGCGCATAGGTAACTGTTCCAGCACTATTCTCCAATGCAACTATTACCTGTGCCGGTACGTCGCTGCCGCGCAGCCAGAGGGATCCGTTTAGCTGCTCCCCTGCGGTTACAGCTATTCCCCAGCGGTTCAGACCCCGGTTAGCCACTCCTGCCCTGCCTTTGTTCTGTGCCTGCTCTATCACCTGCGCGGTAACACCATGCCATGCACTATCCTGTGTAAGCGTAAGCTTTGCTCCCGGATGCCCGTCTGAAACGGGATCCCAGCAATCGCTTACCTGCTGGCTGGCTGTATAAAGGAGTGGCAGTTGAGTGGTGTCGCTGCCGCTTATGAAAACGGTATTGCGGAATGCAGCAGGGCTTCGGCTGGTGATAAGACCGAGTTTACCGGCCGGTAAGGGATTGTTGGTATCTTCATAAACAATCACCGGTTCTTTATCATTGTTCAACCAGACTTTTATTAACTGGTCCTGCATGGATACCCTGATGCGGTTCCACCGGGTAGTATTCAACGCTATGGCAGCTTCTTTCAACAGCTGATAGCCACGCACGTGCCGGCTCAGCTGTAACT
The genomic region above belongs to Chitinophaga sp. 180180018-3 and contains:
- a CDS encoding sigma-70 family RNA polymerase sigma factor is translated as MYTDYTDEQLAQLLNRSDEGAFREIYDRYWKWLLYLAHKRMRNTEDAREVVQNVFLNLWKKRDNISIQFLSQYLAAMTRYAVYRYLANEDRRTDVYSMAEMSAGQERTESPDIDNKHLLDILIRYAGDSLPEKYSLVFIQHKLQDKPLPEVAARLGVSPRTAERYVTQVMSLIRKQLGHLRSLW
- the mgtA gene encoding magnesium-translocating P-type ATPase; protein product: MLATVTSNIKSRFSFSTSTNGMNDEAVVKLRNVARGEDGLFYAMLDSRAEGLSEWQVSEKLKKYGLNEVMHEKAPAWYKQLLKAFVNPFIFILLTIAAISIITDVVLPPAADRDFKTIIVVSIMVLFSVLLRFIQEFRSNKAAEQLKSMVKTTATVLRNTDDKGSFKREIDIKEIVPGDTIFLSAGDMIPADCRIVQSKDLFVSQAMLTGESLPVEKRNLPIRDTDTKSPLELDNICFMGTNVVSGSATAIVVTTGNQTYFGSLSNAIVGKRAETSFDKGVNKVSYLLIRFMLVMVPLVFLINGLTKHDWMEAFLFAIAVAVGLTPEMLPMIVTANLAKGAVNMSKRKVIVKRLNAIQNIGAMDILCTDKTGTLTMDKIVLEKHLNVFGAEDDEVLKWAYLNSYHQTGLKNLLDHAVLEHVELHDYLKVEEYFLKVDEIPFDFHRRRMSVILKQRNGRHLLICKGAVEEMLGLCNRAFDPGEDKQLHIESDTIIPMDETMRKIVLNTSRKMNEEGLRVLLVAIKEFDDRALTYSVEDEKDMVLTGFIGFLDPAKPSAKSSIEALQKLGVSVKVLTGDNEIVAKKICRDVGIDYNKILLGSAVESMTDEELQEQVEDVAILAKLSPIQKARVVKLLQAKGHTVGFMGDGINDAAALRDADVGISVDTAVDIAKESADIILLEKDLMVLRKGVIYGRRTFGNIIKYIKMTASSNFGNMFSMLGASAFLPFLPMLPVQILIQNLLYDISQISIPWDRMDEEFLQKPKKWDASGIARFMIFIGPISSIFDYATFALMYFFFKANSDAHQSLFQSGWFIEGLLSQTLIVHMIRTRKIPFIQSWATAPVLALTTLIMLIGITIPFTPFAADLKMQPLPMAYFPWLFGILFSYCVLTQLIKNWYIRKFNQWL
- the galB gene encoding beta-galactosidase GalB, with translation MLKKILLLAVICLCVRTAWGQITVNRSGAAGTTLFDEDWHFARYGTQADGSIKAEPLHPEMPAFDDQAWQQLDLPHDWAISGPFRIELAGNTGKLPWKGIGWYRKQFTISKTDAAGRIFIDFDGAMAYAKVWVNGQFAGEWPYGYNSFRFDITPFIKPGGDNVIAVRLDTESWDSRWYPGAGIYRHVWLVKTNNVHVAGWGTFITTPKITAEAASTDIQVKVNNDGTTPVDAVVRTVIYESPDGRKQGKRITEKASAVLHIPAGGSVPSGMLLSVPKPRLWSIEKPNLYLAQTTVTVAGKITDTYYTPFGIRSIVFSARDGFLLNGRRVEIKGVCNHHDLGALGGAVNRGAIARQLTILKAMGCNAIRTSHNPPAPELLELADQMGMLVWDEAFDAWKTGKRKNDYNKLFPQWHERDLQAMIHRDRNHPSVMIWSIGNEVMDQQNVDITKELAAIVHREDTTRPVSNAYNDPDGGRNSGAAEALDLMGVNYFFGQQARWDKDPRYAGKPTIGSETSSCVSSRGEYFFHDKYEHWQVSSYDNAWPGWGCSPDEQFRTLQRYPHLLGEFVWTGFDYLGEPTPYNSDETNLLNFRTDTASRARLQQALEEIKKKNPPSRSSYFGIVDLCGFPKDRYYSYQAHWRPDYPMAHILPHWNWPERKDSIVPVQVYTSGDKAALFLNGVSMGIRTKGPGEEFRLIWDSIRYTPGELKVVAYKQGKIWATDVVRTTGEASQLHLQPEVKVIPGDGETLCYITLRVEDKAGNTVPRSHPPVKFSIEGPGNIVATDNGDATCLVAFPERERPAYNGMAQVIVKAVKGSKGKIIVRASSPGLGSASTMVTVL
- a CDS encoding carbohydrate porin; its protein translation is MAIKLQVITAIVALFSFTQAASAQSNADSTAPKSKWSIHFQTTIIGQRHSGFKSPYRGDNSLADTVEPTAQSLTATLFIGRRLWKNATFYFNPEVSGGKGLSSASGVAGALNGETYRVGAVQPQVFIARAYLQQHIPLGNTGYEDVSDDVNQVADRIPTSRITISAGKFAIADFYDDNSYSKDPRTQFLNWALWANGAWDYPANTRGYTEGLVVELIKPTYAVRVSTVAVPSIANYHTMEYNIDAHSETLEYEHKLKFGKRTGAVRVIGSTTYSRAPSYAQGMEALLNGKDTSVLSVIRGNSKGGSYGGHKYGLGLSIDQQLTDDIGAFCRVGWNDGKYATWAFTEIDRTVSGGIAIKGTKWKRPGDVFGVADVVNGISREHRDFLAAGGYGFIIGDGALNYGHENILEAYYNALLTKFFQVTFDYQFVNHPGYNKDRGPVHVFGLRAHIMF